In the genome of Xenopus laevis strain J_2021 chromosome 1S, Xenopus_laevis_v10.1, whole genome shotgun sequence, one region contains:
- the LOC121398832 gene encoding uncharacterized protein LOC121398832 — MTANRSSDNCHTFAYTESEIQRIVAEAEQDLEAQKELCFKKDPAKDLLNLQRKEIAAYRVELTAKIGVEEAERLMTRHNENLDKLRQTILARKVTKFERDEEDYAKERVYTWRQDRTWQRSDGSSQRTGLPGQRRYKTSWRERRNSAAFTSSEEEASNNTQQQQPFLGAHTGAGDTGGPGQLSNPRIPIDRDQYPKRNRRFPRRGM; from the exons ATGACTGCCAACAGATCCTCTGATAACTGTCACACCTTCGCTTACACAGAAAGTGAAATTCAGCGAATTGTAGCAGAGGCAGAACAAGATTTAGAAGCACAGAAAGAATTATGCTTCAAGAAAGATCCCGCAAAGGACTTGCTTAACTTACAAAGAAAAGAG ATTGCTGCATATCGAGTTGAATTGACGGCCAAAATTGGAGTCGAGGAGGCGGAGCGACTGATGACACGTCATAATGAGAACCTGGACAAGCTTCGCCAGACTATACTGGCGCGGAAAGTAACAAAATTTGAAAGAGATGAGGAAGACTACGCGAAGGAGCGTGTCTATACTTGGCGTCAGGACCGAACGTGGCAGCGCTCTGATGGGAGCTCCCAAAGGACCGGACTGCCAGGCCAGCGACGCTACAAGACCTCGTGGCGAGAGAGACGCAACTCTGCAGCATTCACGAGCAGTGAAGAGGAAGCCTCCAACAAcacgcagcagcagcagcctttTTTAGGCGCACACACAGGGGCAGGAGACACAGGAGGACCAGGACAACTCAGCAACCCCAGGATCCCCATCGACAGGGATCAGTATCCGAAGAGAAACAGACGGTTCCCGAG ACGTGGAATGTGA
- the rest.S gene encoding RE1-silencing transcription factor B — MATQMVNQSTGNSLFCTSTYSNISLDNDMYGLHDLSKADMAAPRLIMLANVALTGELSSGCCDYTPEGERQMAELTTVNDNSFSDSEGDRLEDSPSMDIQSHNFIMEMEPAECSKEGTSENDGTLLSNTLEVEVQKDKRTPSPTDDKYKCVKSKPFRCKPCQYKAESEEEFVHHIKIHSAKIYVDNDSNKKAQGNEADSSISEESDVSKGPIQCDRCGYNTNRFDHYLAHLKHHNKAGENERVYKCTICTYTTVSEYHWKKHLRNHYPRILYTCSQCSYFSDRKNNYIQHIRTHTGKTFSFYY, encoded by the coding sequence ATGGCCACTCAAATGGTCAACCAGTCTACAGGTAACAGCTTGTTCTGTACCAGCACCTACTCCAATATTTCATTGGACAATGACATGTATGGGTTGCATGACCTTTCAAAAGCTGATATGGCAGCCCCTCGATTGATAATGCTAGCAAATGTGGCTCTGACTGGCGAACTCAGTAGTGGTTGCTGTGATTACACGCCAGAAGGAGAAAGGCAAATGGCAGAACTAACAACTGTAAATGACAACAGCTTCTCAGATAGTGAGGGGGATAGGTTGGAAGATTCACCCAGCATGGATATTCAGTCACACAATTTTATAATGGAGATGGAGCCAGCTGAATGTTCAAAAGAAGGAACGTCTGAAAATGATGGAACTCTACTCTCTAATACACTTGAGGTGGAGGTTCAAAAGGATAAAAGGACACCCAGCCCAACAGATGACAAATACAAATGTGTGAAAAGCAAACCATTTCGGTGCAAACCTTGTCAGTACAAagcagagtctgaagaagaaTTTGTTCATCACATTAAGATTCACAGCGCTAAGATATATGTTGATAATGACTCAAATAAAAAAGCGCAGGGTAATGAGGCAGATTCTAGCATATCGGAGGAATCTGATGTCTCCAAAGGACCTATTCAGTGTGACAGGTGTGGATACAATACAAATCGTTTTGATCACTATCTGGCTCATTTAAAGCATCACAACAAAGCTGGAGAAAATGAAAGAGTATACAAATGTACAATATGTACTTATACTACAGTCAGTGAATATCACTGGAAGAAACATCTACGTAACCATTATCCAAGGATACTCTATACATGCTCACAATGTTCCTATTTTTCTGATAGGAAAAATAATTATATCCAGCATATAAGAACACATACAGgtaaaactttttcattttactattaA